The genomic DNA ATCTGCCAGGGCAAGGGTTGCCTGTCGGCGGTGGCGGCGCTGCTGGCGAAGGAGAAGGCGCAGAAGCCCGCGGGCCTGCTGCCCTTCACGCCGCGGCCACCGGAGTTCCCGACGGAGCTGTCGGTGCTGGCCTCGGCGCCGGTGGACGAGTCCCAGCCTCCGGTGGGCGGAGTGCCCCAGGAGCTGTCCGTCTTCCCGTCGGCGCTGCGGCCGGAGGCTCCGGTGCCCGCTCGCGCGAAGGTGGTCATCATCGGCGGCGGCATCATGGGCCTGGCGCTCGCGTACAACCTGTCCCTGCGCGGCGAGACGGACGTGGTGGTGCTCGAGCGCGGCTACCTGTGCGCGGGCGCGTCCGGACGCAACGGGGGCGGCGTGCGCATGCAGTGGGGCACGTCGGCCAACATCGAGCTGGCCAAGCGCTCCATCGCGTTGATGGGCCGGTTCGCGAGGGATCTGGGCATCAACGTCTGGCTGCGCCAGGGTGGCTACCTCTTCATGGCCAGGACGAAGGCCGTGGCGAAGCGCCTGGAGCAGAACGTGGCGCTGCACAACAAGCACGGGGTGCCCACGCGGCTGCTCACGGTGGACGAGGCGCGCGAGGTGGTGCCCGGCCTGTCGCTGAAGGGCACGCAGGCGGCCTCGTACAACCCGGAGGACGGGGTCATCTTCCCCTGGCCGTTCCTCTGGGGCTACGCGAACGCCTGCCGCAAGGCGGGCATCAAGGTCGAGACCTTCACGAACGTCACCGGCTTCGAGCAGTCGGATGGCCTGGTGCGCAAGGTGAAGACGGATCGCGGTGACATCGCCTGCGACACGGTGGTGCTGGCGACGGGCGCGTGGAGCCCGGAGATCGCCAGGCTCGCGGGGGTGCAACTGCCCAACGAGCCGCACCGGCACGAGATCCTCAGCACGGAGCCGCTCAAGCCCTTCTTGAGCCCGCTGGTGTCGGTGCTGGACTCGGGGCTGTACTTCAGCCAGTCCATGCGCGGGGAGATCGTCGGCGGCATGGGTGACGCGAAGGAGCCAGCGGGGCTGAACATGGGCTCGACGCTGCGCTTCGTGTCCCGCTTCTCGCAGGCGCTGCTGGAGCAGATGCCGCAGCTGGGGCACGTGAAGGTGCTGCGCCAGTGGGCGGGCTGCTACGACGTGACGCCGGACAACAACCCGGTGCTGGGCCGCACGCCGGGCCTGGAGAACATGCTTCAGCTCTCGGGCTTCGTGGGACACGGCTTCATGATGGCCCCGGCGGTGGCCGAGCGGATGGCGCAGTGGATGACCACGGGCGAGTCCGACGAGCTCTTCACGCGCTTCAACCTGCGCCGCTTCCAGGAGGGCAAGCTGGAGCGCGAGGACATGATCATCGGCTGAGCCCCGCCCCGAGGCTCCTCAAGACGCCTCGGACCCACTGGCCAGCAACACCTGCTGGCCACGGTCCTCCAGCAACGAGGTGGCCCGCCGCAGCTTCTTCGCGGCCATCAACCCCGTGGCCCGCATCAGCGGGCGCGGCATGAGCGACACCAGCCGCATCATCCACCGGTACGCCAAACCCGGGTACACCAGGGGCGAGGCATGCTCGAACCCCTCGAGCGCCTCGCGGGCACACTGGACCGCGGAGATGCTCATCCACGACGGCGGGTGTGCGAGCGCCTCGCCTTCAGCCACCGGCCCGGGCTCCACCCGCGTCACCACCACGCCGGTGCCGGCCAGCTCCAACCGCAGTGACTCCGAGAACCCCTCGAGGAAGTGCCGGGTCCCCGCGTAGACGGCCATGCCCGGGATGTACAGCCGTCCACCCCCCGAGCCGATGTTGAGGATGCCGCCGCGCCCGCGCTCCACCATGCGCCGCAGCAACCGGTGCGTGAGCAGCATGGGCGCCGACACATTGGCCCGCAGCATCTGGTGGATGCGCGGCCAGCGCTGCTGCTCGTAGAGGCCGTACTCCCCCTGATCGGCGTTGTTCACCAGCACGTCCACGTGGATGAGGTGGCGGTGCAACGAGTCCAGGAGCGCATCCACCTCGTCCGGATGCGACAGGTCGCACTTCTCCACCGCCACGCCCAGGGTGGGGTTTCTCTCGAGCAGCTCGTCCCGCAGCTCCTCCAGCGGCTCCCTCTCGGATGCGACCAGCACCAGGGTCCGGGCCCTGCGGGCGAGCTGGCGTGCGATCTCCCGGCCAATGACCGAGCAGGCCCCCGTGATGAGCACGGTGCCGGAATCGATGGGTGGGCGCATGGGCTCCTCTCCTCCTTGCCCTGACAAAAGAGAAACCTAGCCACCTCTCCCACCCTCCACAGGACTTGCCGGGTCGAAAGCCCTCCGGGCCACCCCTCCCTGGGAGCATCACCGATTGTCCAGTTTCGCTACGGTTTCCAGGAATCCAGCTGTTCTGATTGAGGACAGTCGCCGCCCCCGCATAAGGTGCGGAGCCGACTCGGGTTTTCTCCCAGTCTGTGCAATCCGTTTACATCTGCCATCCAGAGACGGGAGCGTGCATGCTCCAACCGGGGAGCGGGTGGGGCGCCGTCTTCAGAGGGAAGAACGGCCGCGCGGGCATCTGGCACGGGACGTGCCACAGGGCTTCGTCCGCGCATCCCCGCGCATGGAGACCCCCCCACTTATGAACCTGAAGATTGCTCGTGCGTTCCTGGTCGTCGGTCTGACGGGCTGTGGTGTTGCCGAGCTGCCTCCGGACGTACCGGACGCGGAGTCCGTT from Archangium lipolyticum includes the following:
- a CDS encoding SDR family NAD(P)-dependent oxidoreductase — encoded protein: MRPPIDSGTVLITGACSVIGREIARQLARRARTLVLVASEREPLEELRDELLERNPTLGVAVEKCDLSHPDEVDALLDSLHRHLIHVDVLVNNADQGEYGLYEQQRWPRIHQMLRANVSAPMLLTHRLLRRMVERGRGGILNIGSGGGRLYIPGMAVYAGTRHFLEGFSESLRLELAGTGVVVTRVEPGPVAEGEALAHPPSWMSISAVQCAREALEGFEHASPLVYPGLAYRWMMRLVSLMPRPLMRATGLMAAKKLRRATSLLEDRGQQVLLASGSEAS
- a CDS encoding FAD-dependent oxidoreductase: MSKTLICSCEDVTADDIRHAVSRGFCDVESVKRFTGFGTGICQGKGCLSAVAALLAKEKAQKPAGLLPFTPRPPEFPTELSVLASAPVDESQPPVGGVPQELSVFPSALRPEAPVPARAKVVIIGGGIMGLALAYNLSLRGETDVVVLERGYLCAGASGRNGGGVRMQWGTSANIELAKRSIALMGRFARDLGINVWLRQGGYLFMARTKAVAKRLEQNVALHNKHGVPTRLLTVDEAREVVPGLSLKGTQAASYNPEDGVIFPWPFLWGYANACRKAGIKVETFTNVTGFEQSDGLVRKVKTDRGDIACDTVVLATGAWSPEIARLAGVQLPNEPHRHEILSTEPLKPFLSPLVSVLDSGLYFSQSMRGEIVGGMGDAKEPAGLNMGSTLRFVSRFSQALLEQMPQLGHVKVLRQWAGCYDVTPDNNPVLGRTPGLENMLQLSGFVGHGFMMAPAVAERMAQWMTTGESDELFTRFNLRRFQEGKLEREDMIIG